A single genomic interval of Chrysemys picta bellii isolate R12L10 chromosome 8, ASM1138683v2, whole genome shotgun sequence harbors:
- the LOC101942122 gene encoding zinc-binding protein A33-like isoform X2, with protein sequence MAGRSEEQSLREELTCAICYELFSDPVMLECMHHFCRACIQGYWGRCPRVASCPQCRREFSSRTFRPHYLVSGVVEKVRKCSSEDHKRKMQKHLENALRAHQREMENFVRMKHTAEEDICSLTKASGELNSKIRAEFERLHQILEEKERVVLMELAKEEEQLLLRLRGDIMQLEEGISELGKNIEHIQEILNKTGDSLLLEVESVAIRPPVHVEAQPSLDIERHRDRYSGPLQYIFWRQMLQSIHPAPALLTFDPESAHPNLILSKDLTAVTESNRRQPVCSSPKRFQQCVNVLGSETFDSGSHYWEVWVGSKTKWDLGVAAESVDRAAKVKLCPENGYWALRLRNGTEYWATATPWVRLAPRSCLRKVGVLLDCKEGKVAFYNAEDMTHLFTFHQAAARRFCPFFSTCFSEGKLNVEPMRICHLTL encoded by the exons ATGGCTGGCCGGAGTGAGGAGCAGAGTCTGAGAGAAGAGCTGACCTGTGCCATCTGCTATGAGCTTTTCAGTGACCCTGTCATGCTGGAATGCATGCACCATTTCTGCAGGGCATGCATCCAAGGCTACTGGGGCAGGTGCCCCCGTGTGGCTTCCTGCCCCCAGTGCCGAAGGGAGTTCTCCAGCCGCACCTTTCGCCCCCACTATCTGGTGTCCGGGGTGGTGGAGAAGGTGCGGAAGTGCAGCTCAGAGGACCACAAGAGAAAAATGCAG AAACATCTTGAAAATGCGCTGCGAGCTCACCAGAGAGAGATGGAGAACTTTGTGCGAATGAAGCACACAGCAGAGGAGGATATTTGCAGTCTGACG AAAGCCTCCGGGGAGCTGAACTCTAAGATTCGGGCAGAATTTGAGCGCCTTCATCAAATCctggaggaaaaggagagagttgTGTTGATGGAGCTGGCCAAAGAGGAGGAGCAGTTATTGTTGAGGCTGCGTGGGGACATCATGCAGCTGGAGGAGGGGATCTCAGAGCTGGGAAAGAACATTGAGCACATACAGGAAATCCTGAACAAGACGGGAGACTCATTACTGCTGGAG GTGGAGAGCGTGGCTATCAG GCCCCCAGTGCATGTGGAGGCACAGCCCTCCCTGGACATAGAGCGCCACAGAGACCGGTACAGCGGCCCCCTGCAATACATCTTCTGGAGACAAATGCTACAGTCAATCCACCCTG CTCCTGCCCTGCTGACATTTGACCCCGAATCAGCCCACCCTAACCTCATCCTCTCCAAAGACCTGACGGCAGTGACGGAGAGCAACAGGCGCCAACCTGTCTGCAGCAGCCCCAAGCGTTTCCAGCAGTGTGTGAATGTGCTGGGCTCCGAGACCTTTGACAGCGGGAGCCACTACTGGGAGGTCTGGGTGGGCAGCAAGACCAAATGGGACCTGGGGGTAGCAGCGGAGTCCGTGGACCGGGCAGCCAAGGTCAAGCTGTGCCCTGAGAATGGTTACTGGGCACTTCGTCTGAGGAATGGGACGGAGTATTGGGCCACTGCTACCCCGTGGGTGCGCCTTGCCCCAAGGAGCTGTCTCCGGAAGGTGGGGGTCCTTCTGGACTGCAAAGAGGGGAAGGTGGCGTTCTACAACGCCGAAGACATGACCCACCTCTTCACCTTCCACCAGGCTGCCGCACGCAGGTTCTGCCCCTTCTTCAGCACTTGCTTCAGCGAGGGCAAGCTGAATGTGGAGCCCATGAGAATCTGCCACCTGACTCTGTAA
- the LOC101942122 gene encoding zinc-binding protein A33-like isoform X1, with product MCGQECQMTSVCGWGRREAGCLFHSDPYVRSRSVLCVCIGMAGRSEEQSLREELTCAICYELFSDPVMLECMHHFCRACIQGYWGRCPRVASCPQCRREFSSRTFRPHYLVSGVVEKVRKCSSEDHKRKMQKHLENALRAHQREMENFVRMKHTAEEDICSLTKASGELNSKIRAEFERLHQILEEKERVVLMELAKEEEQLLLRLRGDIMQLEEGISELGKNIEHIQEILNKTGDSLLLEVESVAIRPPVHVEAQPSLDIERHRDRYSGPLQYIFWRQMLQSIHPAPALLTFDPESAHPNLILSKDLTAVTESNRRQPVCSSPKRFQQCVNVLGSETFDSGSHYWEVWVGSKTKWDLGVAAESVDRAAKVKLCPENGYWALRLRNGTEYWATATPWVRLAPRSCLRKVGVLLDCKEGKVAFYNAEDMTHLFTFHQAAARRFCPFFSTCFSEGKLNVEPMRICHLTL from the exons ATGTGTGGCCAAGAGTGTCAGATGACAAGCGtatgtgggtgggggagaagggaggctgGATGTTTATTTCATTCTGACCCCTATGTGAGATCCAGGAGCGTGCTGTGTGTGTGCATAGGAATGGCTGGCCGGAGTGAGGAGCAGAGTCTGAGAGAAGAGCTGACCTGTGCCATCTGCTATGAGCTTTTCAGTGACCCTGTCATGCTGGAATGCATGCACCATTTCTGCAGGGCATGCATCCAAGGCTACTGGGGCAGGTGCCCCCGTGTGGCTTCCTGCCCCCAGTGCCGAAGGGAGTTCTCCAGCCGCACCTTTCGCCCCCACTATCTGGTGTCCGGGGTGGTGGAGAAGGTGCGGAAGTGCAGCTCAGAGGACCACAAGAGAAAAATGCAG AAACATCTTGAAAATGCGCTGCGAGCTCACCAGAGAGAGATGGAGAACTTTGTGCGAATGAAGCACACAGCAGAGGAGGATATTTGCAGTCTGACG AAAGCCTCCGGGGAGCTGAACTCTAAGATTCGGGCAGAATTTGAGCGCCTTCATCAAATCctggaggaaaaggagagagttgTGTTGATGGAGCTGGCCAAAGAGGAGGAGCAGTTATTGTTGAGGCTGCGTGGGGACATCATGCAGCTGGAGGAGGGGATCTCAGAGCTGGGAAAGAACATTGAGCACATACAGGAAATCCTGAACAAGACGGGAGACTCATTACTGCTGGAG GTGGAGAGCGTGGCTATCAG GCCCCCAGTGCATGTGGAGGCACAGCCCTCCCTGGACATAGAGCGCCACAGAGACCGGTACAGCGGCCCCCTGCAATACATCTTCTGGAGACAAATGCTACAGTCAATCCACCCTG CTCCTGCCCTGCTGACATTTGACCCCGAATCAGCCCACCCTAACCTCATCCTCTCCAAAGACCTGACGGCAGTGACGGAGAGCAACAGGCGCCAACCTGTCTGCAGCAGCCCCAAGCGTTTCCAGCAGTGTGTGAATGTGCTGGGCTCCGAGACCTTTGACAGCGGGAGCCACTACTGGGAGGTCTGGGTGGGCAGCAAGACCAAATGGGACCTGGGGGTAGCAGCGGAGTCCGTGGACCGGGCAGCCAAGGTCAAGCTGTGCCCTGAGAATGGTTACTGGGCACTTCGTCTGAGGAATGGGACGGAGTATTGGGCCACTGCTACCCCGTGGGTGCGCCTTGCCCCAAGGAGCTGTCTCCGGAAGGTGGGGGTCCTTCTGGACTGCAAAGAGGGGAAGGTGGCGTTCTACAACGCCGAAGACATGACCCACCTCTTCACCTTCCACCAGGCTGCCGCACGCAGGTTCTGCCCCTTCTTCAGCACTTGCTTCAGCGAGGGCAAGCTGAATGTGGAGCCCATGAGAATCTGCCACCTGACTCTGTAA